In Brachybacterium fresconis, the genomic stretch GTGGTGGACATCGGTCCGCTGGCCGGTGAGCACGGCGGCCAGGTGATCCACTCCGGGTCGGTCGAGGGGCTCAAGAAGAATCCGAACAGCCTCACGGGCCGCTACCTCAGCGGCGAGCTGTCGATCCCGCTGCCCCTGACCCGTCGACCGGTGGACCGCTCCCGGATGGTCACGGTCGTCGCCCCGCGCGCCAACAACCTCGTCGGACAGGACGTCAGCTTCCCGCTGGGGGTCCTGACCGCGGTCACCGGAGTCTCCGGCTCCGGGAAGTCGTCCCTGGTCAACGACATCCTCTACGGGGTCCTCGCCAAGGAGCTGAACCGGGCGCGGATCGTGCCGGGCCGACACAAGCGCGTCACCGGGCTCGAGCATCTCGACAAGGTCGTCCACGTCGACCAGTCGCCGATCGGCCGCACCCCGCGCTCGAACCCCGCCACCTACACCGGGGTGTGGGACCGGGTGCGCACCCTGTTCGCCCAGACCGCCGAGGCGAAGATCCGCGGCTACACCGCCGGGCGCTTCTCCTTCAACGTCAAGGGCGGACGCTGCGAGGCCTGCTCCGGCGACGGCACCTTGAAGATCGAGATGAACTTCCTGCCCGACGTGTACGTCCAGTGCGAGGTGTGCCACGGCCAGCGGTACAACCGCGAGACGCTCGAGGTGACGTTCAAGGACAAGAACGTCGCCGAGGTGCTGGACATGTCGATCGCGGAGGCGCTGGAGTTCTTCGACGCCGTGCCCGCGATCCGTCGCCAGATGCAGACCCTGGTCGACGTCGGCATGGGATACGTGAAGCTCGGCCAGTCCGCGACCACGCTCTCCGGCGGCGAGGCGCAGCGCGTGAAGCTCTCCTCGGAGCTGCACAAGCGCTCCAACGGCCGCACCGCCTACGTGCTCGACGAGCCCACCACGGGGCTGCACTTCGAGGACGTGCGCAAGCTGCTCTCGGTGCTCGGCGGCCTGGTCGACAAGGGCAACACCGTCATCATCATCGAGCACAACCTGGACGTCATCAAGACCGCCGACCACGTCATCGACCTCGGCCCCGAGGGTGGCGCCGGCGGCGGTCGCGTCGTGGCCACCGGCACCCCGGAGGACGTCGCGGCGGTGACCGGCTCGTACACCGGGCACTTCCTCGCCCCGATGCTCGAGGCCGGCCGCTCCGGCAGCGCCGAACGCACGGACCGCGCCGACCACACCGATCGCGCAGTCCGCTCAGGACGACGCTGAGGTCCGCTCTCCATGGCTGATCCCTCCACCTATCGCCCCGCCACCGGCTCCATCCCGACGAAGCCGGGGGTGTACCGCTTCCGTGACGAGCACGGGCGCGTCATCTACGTCGGCAAGGCGAAGAACCTCCGCCAGCGCCTGGTCAACTACTTCCAGGACCTCGCGGTGCTGCACGAGCGCACCCGGCGCATGGTCACCACGGCGGCGAGCGTGCAGTGGACGGTGGTGGGCACCGAGGTCGAGGCCCTCACCCTCGAGTACACCTGGATCAAGGAGTTCGACCCGCGGTTCAACGTCAAGTTCCGCGACGACAAGTCCTACCCCTATCTCGTGATCACGATGGGGGAGGCGGTGCCTCGGGTGCACATCACCCGTCGGCCCCGTGCCAAGGGCGATCTGATCTTCGGGCCCTACCCGCAGGTGGGGGCGATCCGGGAGACCCTCGACCTGATGCTGCGGGTGTTCTCGATCCGGTCCTGCACCCCGGGTGTCTACCGTCGGGCCGAGCGCTCCGGTCGCCCCTGCCTGCTGGGTTTCATCGGCAAGTGCGCCGCGCCCTGCGTCGGCGACATCTCGATCGAGGACCACCGGCGCCTCGCCGAGCAGTTCGCGGACTTCATGGCCGGCAACACGGCCACCTACACCCGCCGCATCGAGCGGCAGATGCGCGATGCCGCCGCGGCGATGGACTACGAGACCGCCGCCGGGCTGCGCGACGACCTCGCGGCGCTGGACAAGGTCATGGAGAAGAACTCGGTGGTGCTCTCGGATGCCACCGACGCCGACCTCGTGGGCCTGGCCCAGGACGAGCTCGAGGCCTCCATCCAGGTCTTCCACGTGCGCGGCGGCCGGATCCGCGGCCAGCGTGGGTGGACCGCCGAGATCCTCGACGAATCCACCGCCCCCGATCTCGTCGAGCGGGCCCTGACCACCCTGTACGCCGAGGGCACCGCCCCCAAGGAGGTGCTGGTCCCCGTCCAGCCCACCAACCGCGATCAGGTGCTCGAGCTGATCGGCCGCCCCGTCGACCTGCGGATCCCGCAGCGCGGCGAGAAGAAGGACCTCCTGGCCACGGTCACCGAGAACGCGACCGACGCGCTGCGCCTGCACCGGCTGAAGCGCACCGGGGACCTCACGGCCCGCACCAAGGCGCTCGAGGACCTGGGGGAGGCGCTGGAGCTGGCCGAGCCCCCGCTGCGCATCGAGTGCTTCGACATCTCCCACTCCTCGGGCACCAATGTGGTCGGCTCCCAGGTGGTCTTCGAGGACGGGCTGCCCAAGAAGAGCGAGTACCGCCGCTACTCGGTGACCGGCTCCGCCGCGCGCGACGACACCGCCTCGATGCACGACGTGCTCACCCGGCGTCTGAAGCATCACCTGGACCCGCCCGAGAAGACCGAGGAGGAGTCGCGGCGCTTCGCCTATCCGCCCTCCCTGATCCTGGTCGACGGCGGACCTCCGCAGGTCGCCGCCGCCCAGCGCGTCCTCGACGAGCTCGGCATCACGGACATCGCCCTGGCCGGCATCGCCAAGCGGCTCGAGGAGATCTGGCTGCCCGGGGACGAGTACCCGGTGATCCTGCCGCGCACCAGCGAGGCCCTGTTCCTCGTCCAGCGCCTGCGTGATGAAGCCCACCGCTTCGCGATCACGTACCACCGCTCCAAGCGGGGTCGGGCCATGCAGGCCAGCGCCCTGGACGGCATCCCGGGCCTGGGCCCGGCCCGGCGCCGCGCTCTGCTGGACCGCTTCGTGACGGTCTCCGCGATCCGGGATGCGAGCCAGGACCAGCTCCAGGAGGTGGACGGGATCGGTCCCGCGTTGGCCGCGCAGTTGCTGGCCGCGCTACGATCCGAGCAGGCGACGGACTCCGACGCCGTGAGGGACGACAGCACGGACGAGGACTCTCTCGACGTCGCGGTGGACATGGCCACCGGCGAGATCCTCGACCGCTGAACCGGCCCCGCGCAGCCCACGACCCGGGAAGGAATCTCCCATGCAGGACGATCCCTCGACGGCGCCCCCCTCCGATGCGACCGGGGACATCGTCATCATCACCGGGCTCGCCGGTGCAGGGCGGGAGACCGCCGCGCACGCCCTCGAGGACATGGGGTGGTATGTCGTCTACAACATCGCCCCCCAGCTGATCATCACCCTGTACGAGCTGCGCGCCAGCGCCGTCGGCCGCGAGAACCGCTTCGCGGTGGTGGTCGACCCCCGCTCCGGTCCGTTCTTCTCCGAGCTCTCCGACGTGGTCGCCGACCTGCGCCGCTCCGACCTCCGCCTGCGCCTGCTTTTCCTCACCGCCGACGAGTCCACGCTGGTGCGCCGCTTCGACTCCGTGCGCCGCCCGCATCCGCTGCAGGGCGAGGAGGGGGTGCTCGAGGGGATCCGTCGCGAGCGCGAGATGCTCGCGCCCTACCGGCGCATGGCCGATCTGGTCATCGACACCTCCCCGCTGAACGTGCACCAGCTGACGATGAAGATGCGCTCCGTCTTCGGCACCAGCGAGGAGCAGCGCCTGACGGTGACCATGCTGTCCTTCGGCTTCAAGTACGGGATCCCGCTGGAGGCCGACCACGTCAGCGACGTGCGCTTCATCCCCAATCCGTACTGGGTGCCCGAGCTCAAACCCCTGCGCGGGACCGACCGCGAGGTCTCAGACTTCGTCCTCGGCGACGCCAACGCGGGGGAGTTCGTCGGCAAGTACCTCGAGATGATCACCCCCGTGCTGCGCGGGTACAGCGCCGAGAACAAGCACTTCACGACCCTCGCGATCGGCTGCACCGGCGGCAAGCACCGCTCCGTCGCCGTGGCCGAGAACCTCGGGGACCAGCTGCGCTCGGCCGGGTACGCGGTCCGGATCCGCCATCGCGATCTGGGGCGCGAATGAACACCATCGCCTCCCGCTCCGGCGGGCATCGTCTGCGCACCGCCGACCGCTCCGCCAGCGCCCGCCGCGGCCGGCGCGGCGATCCGCAGCGACCGCTGCGCGTGGTCGCGCTCGGCGGCGGCCACGGCCTGGCGGCGAACCTGCGCGCCCTGCGCCTGCTGACCGACGACATCACCGCAGTGGTCACCGTCGCCGACAACGGCGGTTCCTCCGGCCGGATCCGCACCGAGATGCCCGTGCTGCCCCCGGGCGATCTGCGGATGGCGCTGGCGGCGCTGTGCGAGGACTCCGACTGGGGATCCATCTGGGGCGATGTGATCCAGCACCGCTTCGCAACCGACGGGGAGCTGGACGGGCACGCCCTGGGCAATCTCCTGATCGTCTCGCTGTGGCAGATCCTCGAGGACCCCATCGAGGGCCTCGACCAGATGGCGGAGCTGCTCGGCGCGCGCGGGCGCGTGCTGCCCATGGCGCTGGAGCCGCTGGACATCGAGGCCCGCGTGCGCGGCACCGACGGCACGGTGCGCTCCATCAGCGGCCAGTGGCAGGTCGCCACCGCCGAGGGCCGCGTCGAGCAGGTGCGTCTGGTCCCGCCGCGGCCCCGGGTGCCCGAGGCGGTGCTGGAGGCCATCGGCCGTGCCGACTGGATCATCGTCGGTCCCGGCTCCTGGTACACCTCGGTGCTGCCGCACCTGATGATCCCCGAGATCGCCGAGGCGATCCGCACCAGCCCGGCCCGGCGCTGCATCACCACCAATCTGACGGTGGGGGCGCAGGAGGCCGAGGGGATGACCAGCCTGGACATGCTCGACGTGCTGCTGGAGCGGGCCGACGGCTGTCGTTTCGACGCCCTGGTCGCCGACCCCACGACCCTGGACGACGCCCTGATGCTGGCCCAGGCCGCGGAAGCCCGCGGGATCCGGGCGCTGCTGCGTCAGGTCAGCGTCGGCGACGGTCGCCCTCATCATGACCCGGTGCGGCTGGCCGCGGCCTATCGGGACCTGTTCGACGACGCCTACGGCGACGTCGAACCCACCCGTGGCACCACCGCCCCGGGCACGACCTACGGCACGGCGACGGCCGAAGACCCATCGAACGAGGAGGACCTGCATGGCGCTGACGGGTGAGGCCAAGGAGGAGCTGAGCCACCTCGAGGTGACCCGGCCCTCGGCCCGCAAGGCGGAAGCGGCGGCGATGCTGCGCTTCGCCGGCGGGCTGCACCTGGTCGCCGGACGGGTCGTGGTCGAGGCGGAGCTCGACTCCGCGGCGGTCGCGCGGCGGCTGCACGCGATCATCGGGGACATGTACGGCCACCGTGCCGATCTCGCGGTGCTCGCCCCGGCCGGGATCCGCCGCACCACCCGCTATCTCGTGCGGGTGGACCGCGAGGGCGGGATGCTGGCACGCCAGACCGGACTGCTGGACGCCCGCGGGCGCCCCGTGCGCGGCATGCCGCCGTTCGTCGTCGGCGGGGCCGCGGTCGATGCGGAGGCCGCCTGGCGCGGCGCGTTCCTCGCCCGCGGCACCCTGACCGAACCGGGACGCTCCTCGGCGCTCGAGCTGTCCTGCCCGGGCCCGGAGGTCGCCCTGGCGATGGTCGGCGCCGCACGGCGCCTCGGGGCGGCCTCCAAGGCGCGCGAGGCCCGGGGCGCGGACCGGGTGGTGCTGCGTGACGGGGACGCCATCTCGACGCTGCTGTCCCGCATGGGTGCTCGGGCCACCGTGCGGACCTGGGAGGAACGCCGCACCAAGCGCGAGGTCAAGGCCACGGCCCACCGCCTGGCGAACTTCGACGACGCGAATCTGCGCCGCAGCGCCCGGGCGGCGGTGGCCGCGGGCCAGCGCGTCCAGCGGGCCCTGGAGATCCTCGGCGACGAGGTCCCCGAGCATCTGCAGTCCGCGGGGCGGCTCCGGCTGGAGCACCGCCAGGCCAGCCTCGAGGAGCTCGGGCGCCTCGCCGATCCGCCGCTGACCAAGGACGCCGTCGCCGGACGGATCCGTCGGCTGCTGGCGATGGCCGACAAACGGGCGGAGGATCTGGGACTGCCGGGGACCGATGAGGAGGTCGACGAGAGGCAGCTGCCGACGTCTCCGGATCCCGGGACGTGATACGTCCCGTTCCCGGACCCTCAGGCATTGATAGGATTGTTCCGGTCGTCGGTCACAGCCGGCGCCGTCCCAGCGTACGAGGGCGTGCGCGCCACTGCCAGTACCCGCATTTCGCAGATTCCTGCGAATCAAGGAGGAACCGTGACCATTAAGGTCGGAATCAACGGATTCGGTCGCATCGGGCGCAACTACCTGCGCGCAGCGCTCGAGCAGAAGGCTGACATCCAGATCGTCGGGGTCAACGACCTCACGGACAACGCCACGCTCGCGAATCTCATCAAGTACGACTCCATCGGTGGTGTGCTGCCCTACGAGGTCTCCCACGACGAGGACTCGATCACCGTCGGCGAGACCACCTTCAAGGCGTTCGCCGAGCGCGACCCCAAGAACATCCCGTGGGGCACGATCGGCGCCGACGTCGTCATCGAGTCCACCGGCATCTTCACGGATGCCGAGAAGGCCAAGGCCCACCTCGAGGCCGGTGCCAAGAAGGTCATCATCTCCGCTCCGGCGAAGAACGAGGACGCGACCTTCGTGATCGGCGTCAACGACGGCGACTACGACCCGGCGAAGCACGACATCGTCTCGAACGCCTCGTGCACCACCAACAGCCTCGCTCCCGTGGCCAAGGTGCTCAACGACGAGATCGGCATCGTCAAGGGCCTGATGACCACCATCCACGCCTACACCTCGGACCAGGTGTTGCAGGACGGTCCCCACAAGGATCCCCGCCGTGCCCGCGCCGCCGCCCTGAACATCATCCCGACCACCACCGGCGCGGCCAAGGCCGTGGCGCTGGTGCTGCCGGAGCTCAAGGGCAAGCTGGACGGCTACTCGCTGCGCGTGCCGGTCCCCACCGGCTCGATCACCGACCTCACCTTCGAGGCCTCCCGCGAGGTCACGGTCGAGGAGGTCAACGCCGCGATCAAGAAGGCCGCCGACGGACCGCTGAAGGGCGTTCTGCGCTACACCGAGGACCCGATCGTCTCCAAGGACATCGAGGGCGATCCGCACTCCGCGATCTTCGATGCGCAGCTGACCAAGGTCAACGGCAACCAGGTGAAGATCTTCTCCTGGTACGACAACGAGTGGGGCTTCTCCAACCGCCTCGTCGAGCTCTCGCAGCTCGTGGGCAAGTCCCTCTGATCCTCGCTGTCCCGTCCTGACCACCAGGACATCCCCGGAGCCCGCCGGTCGCCACCCCGAGGGGTCGGTGTCCGGCGGGCTCCGTTCGTCCGACGGCCTCGTGCGCACCCCGTTGCCGCACGACCACGACCCGAAGGAACCACCACCGTGCTGAAGACCATCGATGCGCTCGGAGAGCTGCGCGGCACCCGCGTGCTCGTCCGTGCCGATCTCAACGTCCCGCTGGACGGGACCACCATCACCGACGACGGCCGCATCCAGGCCGCCCTGCCCACCCTCACCCGCCTCGTCGAGGCCGGTGCCCGCGTCGTGGTGATCTCCCACCTCGGCCGCCCGAAGGGCGCCCCGGAGGACAAGTACTCCCTGCAGCCCGTCGTCGGCCGCCTCGGCGAGCTGCTGGGCCAGGAGGTCGCCTTCGCGACCGACACCGTCGGCGAGTCCGCGCGAGCGGCCGTCGACTCCCTCGCCGACGGCCGTGTCGCCGTGCTCGAGAACCTCCGCTTCCACCCCGGCGAGACCGCGAAGGACGAGGGCGAGCGGCTCGCCTTCGCGAAGGAGCTGGCCGCCCTCGGGGACGCCTTCGTCTCCGACGGCTTCGGCGTCGTCCACCGCAAGCAGGCCTCGGTCTACGAGCTGGCGACCCTGCTGCCGGCGGCCGCCGGCGACCTGGTGCTGAGCGAGGTGGAGGCCCTCCGGAAGGTCACCGACGAGCCGCAGCGACCCTTCGTGGTCGTCCTCGGCGGCGCGAAGATCGCCGACAAGCTCGGGGTCATCGACGCGCTGCTGGGCAAGGCCGACCGCCTCCTGATCGGCGGCGGCATGGCCTACACCTTCCAGAAGGCGAAGGGCTACGAGGTCGGCGACTCGCTGCTGGATACGAGCAAGCTCGACGTCGTGCGCGAGTACATGGAGCGGGCAGAGCGCAACGGGGTCGAGCTGGTGCTGCCGGTCGACACCGTCGTGGCCCCCGAGTTCTCGGCCGACGCGCCCGCCACCGTGGTCGCCGCCGACGCCATGCCGGCCGACCAGGAGGGCATGGACATCGGTCCGGAGACGGCGAGGCTGTTCGGCGAGAAGATCGCCGACGCCGCCACCGTCTTCTGGAACGGCCCCATGGGGGTCTTCGAGTTCGAGAGCTTCGCCGGCGGCACCAAGGCCGTCGCCGACGTCCTGGCCTCGGCCGACGGCTACACCGTGGTCGGCGGTGGCGACTCCGCCGCCGCGGTCCGCACCCTCGGATTCGACGAATCCCTCTTCTCGCACATCTCCACCGGCGGCGGCGCGAGCCTCGAACTCATCGAGGGCAAGGACCTGCCGGGCATCTCGATCCTTCAGGAGGACACCAAGTGAGCACCCGTACCCCGCTGATGGCGGGCAACTGGAAGATGAATCTCGACTGGAAGCAGGGCCTGGCCCTGGTCGAGGAGCTGGGCGACCAGCTCAAGGGCGTCAGCACGGACACCGTGGAGGTCGCCGTGCTGCCCCCGTTCGTGGACCTCCGCACCGTGCAGATGGTGGTCGAGGCCGACAAGCTGCCGATCACCTACGGCTCCCAGGACGTCTCCGCGCACGAGTCCGGCGCCTACACCGGGGAGGTCTCCGGCTCCATGCTGAAGGCCCTCGGCGCGACCTACACGACGGTCGGGCACTCGGAGCGCCGTCAGCACCACGCCGAGACCGAAGAGGTCACCAACGCGAAGGTGAAGGCGTCCTTCGCCGCCGGGCTGGTCCCGATCCTGTGCGTCGGCGAGCCGCTCGAGGAGCGTCAGGCCGGCAAGCACGTCGAGTACACCCTGGCGCAGCTCACCGGCGGCATCGAGGGGCTGGACGCCGAGCAGGCGAAGCAGATCGTCATCGCCTACGAGCCGGTGTGGGCCATCGGCACCGGCGAGGTCGCCACCCCGGACGACGCCCAGGAGGTGTGCAGCGCCATCCGTGACGCCCTGCGCGGCCTGTACGGGAACGAGGTCGCCGACGCCGCGCGCGTCCTGTACGGCGGCAGCGTGAAGTCCTCCAACGTGGTCGAGCTGATGGGCAAGGAGGACGTCGACGGGGCCCTCGTCGGCGGCGCCTCGCTCAAGGCCGAGGAGTTCGCGAAGATCGCGGGCTTCCAGGGCTGAGCGAGAGCTGTCCCACGCGGGCCGGATCCCTGAGGGGTCCGGCCCGTGGCGTATGCTGTATCGGTCATCCTGTCGTCGTGGAAGGTGCTCCTCCCCGTGGATCTGTCCCTGCTGAAGCTCATCCTTCAGATCCTGCTGGCCGTGTTCGGCCTCCTGGCCATCATGCTCGTGCTCCTGCACAAGGGACGTGGCGGCGGCCTGTCCGACATGTTCGGCGGCGGCGTGTCCTCCTCGGCCAGCGCCTCGGGCGTGGCCGAGCGCAACCTCAACCGGCTGACGGTGTCGATCTGCGTGCTGTGGGGGCTGACCTGCGTCGGGCTCGGCGTGCTGGAGCGCTTCCTCTGAGCGCGAGCTCCTGAATCCCGGACGAAGGGCCGGTCACCGCGAGGGTGACCGGCCCTTCGTCCGTTCTGCCGCGGCGGGTGGGGACCGCCGGCCGGGGCGTCCGGCTCAGCGGCCGTGCTGCGAGGCGGCCGCCCGGTCGAGGAACCAGGTGGTCGAGTGCAGGCCCCGCACGGCGGAGGCCGGGACCGTCCAGGGCTCGATGGGCCCGTGCGCCGCGGCGACCGCTGCGGCCTTCTCCTCGCCGGCGACCAGCAGCGCCACGTGACGAGCCGAGTTCAGCACCGGCCAGGTCAGCGAGATGCGCTCGGGCGGAGGCTTCGGGGAGCCGGTCACCGCGACGGCGGTGGCCCCGACCTGTCGCTGGTCCGGGTGCTCGGGGAACAGGGAGGCGATGTGCCCGTCCGGGCCCACCCCCAGCATGAGCACGTCGAAGAACGCCCGGCCGCGGGTGCGGAACGGCTCGTCGCCGCCGGACTGGTCGAGCTGCTGGCCGTACCAGGCGGCGGCTTCCTCCAGGGACATGCCGTCGGCGGGGGAGGGCATCACGTGGATGTTCCGCGGCGGCATCCCCGCCTGCTGCAGCGGTTCCAGCAGCCCGGACCGCACGGCGACCTCGTTGCGGTCGCTCGAGTCCGGATCCACGTAGCGCTCGTCGCCCCACCAGATGTGCAGACGGGAGACGTCGACGTCCGCGGCGGCCAGAGCCGCCGGGAGCGCCTGGGCCGTCGCCGTGCCGACCGTGCCGCCGGTGACCACGAGGTGGGCGAGGTTGCGCTTGTCCAGAGCCGTGGCCAGCTGGGCCGCGGCGGCCTCGGCGGCAGCGGTGGCGACCTCCGCCCCGTCGGCGAGCACCGTGTCGGTGGCGTCGGGCTTGCCGCTGGCGTAGGTGCCGGAGTCGTCGATCGCGCTGAAGGCCGTGGCGAGGACCTCGCCGTAGACCTCGTCGGGATCCAGCCGGCGCAGCTCCTCGGCGAGCAGCTCGTCGAGCGACCGGCGCGGCATGGTGACGTGCTGGCCGCTGTCGTCGCCGGGCAGCGTCATCACGATCGACTCGTCGCTGACACGGGTGAGGTCGATGACGCCGTCCTCCCGGATCAGCCGCACCCCGTGCACCCCGGCCGTGCCGGTCGGGCCCGAGGAGTCCTCGACGATCTCGGTGTCGACCCCGAGGCTGTGCGAGAGCCAGGCGGCCATCAGGACCACCGAGGGGTTCCCGGGCGCGCCGGAGACCTCCACCCGCTGCGGCACGGTCACCGGCGGGACCTCGAAGGCGCTGGCGACCAGCCCGCGCCAGCGGGTCAGCCGCGCCCAGGCCAGATCCGAGTCGCCGCTGGTGTATCCGCGGCGCAGCCGCTTGAGCGTCTCGAGCGGCCCCTCGCACGCGGCGGAATCGGTGATGCGCCGCTGCGACATGGAGCCCAGCACGTCGTGGACGGGAGAGGACGGGGCGCTCTCCGGCCACCAGGTGACGATCGGGGCGTCGGGCAGAAGCAGCGCCATGACCAGGGTGTCCAGCGAGGCCATCAGGTCCCCGCGGGTCCGCAGAATGACGATCTCGCCGGCACCCGCGTCGCGCCCGACACGGATCTCGGCGTCGAGCCCCGAGGTCTCGGCCTCCGGATCGGCGTCGACCACCAGCACCCGGGCGGGATGCTCGTGGCTCGCGCTGATGGCGGCCTGGAGGGGCTCCTCGATGTCGCCGGTGGCGATGATGATGAGCGTCAGGACCCGGCCGATGGTGTTCGCGCCGAAGGTCTCCCGCATCTCGATCATCTTCTTGTCGATCGATGATGCGGTGGTGTCGGTCAGGGTGGTGATCACGGTCGCCTCCAGGTACGTCCGTCACGAGCGAGCATCTCGTGGGCGGTGTCGGGGCCCCAGCTGCCGGGGCGGTAGGGCGCCGGCTTCAGGTTCTCGGCCCAGAACTCGGTGATGGGGTCGAGGATCTTCCAGCTGAGCTCGACCTCCTTCTGCCGCGGGAACAGCGGCGGATCGCCCAGGAGCATGTCCAGGATCAGCCGCTCGTAGGCCTCGGGGGACTCCTCGGTGAAGTTCATGCCGTAGGCGAAGTCCATGGTCACGTCCCGCACCTCCATCTGGGTGCCGGGCACCTTGGAGCCGAAGCGCATGGTGACGCCCTCGTCGGGCTGGACGCGGATGACGATCGCGTTCTGGCCCAGGTCCGCCGTGTCGGTGGAGCGGAAGGGCAGGAACGGGGCCCGCTTGAACACCAGGGCGATCTCGGTGACCCGTCGACCCAGCCGCTTGCCGGCGCGCAGATAGAACGGCACGCCCGCCCAGCGGCGGGTGGCGATGTCCAGCCGCAGAGCGGCGAAGGTCTCCGTCACCGAGTCGTCGGGGATGCCGTCCTCCTCGAGGTAGGGACGGACCTCCTCGCCGCCCTGCCAGCCGCCCACGTACTGGCCCCGGGCGGTGTGCGCCCCGAGGTCCTCGGGCAGCTCGAGCGCGGAGAGCACCTTCTCCTTCTCCGCGCGCAGATCGGAGGCGCGGAAGGAGACCGGCTCCTCCATCGCGGTCAGGGCGAGCAGCTGCAGCAGGTGGTTCTGGATGACGTCCCGCGCGGTGCCGATGCCGTCGTAGTACCCGG encodes the following:
- the uvrC gene encoding excinuclease ABC subunit UvrC; translated protein: MADPSTYRPATGSIPTKPGVYRFRDEHGRVIYVGKAKNLRQRLVNYFQDLAVLHERTRRMVTTAASVQWTVVGTEVEALTLEYTWIKEFDPRFNVKFRDDKSYPYLVITMGEAVPRVHITRRPRAKGDLIFGPYPQVGAIRETLDLMLRVFSIRSCTPGVYRRAERSGRPCLLGFIGKCAAPCVGDISIEDHRRLAEQFADFMAGNTATYTRRIERQMRDAAAAMDYETAAGLRDDLAALDKVMEKNSVVLSDATDADLVGLAQDELEASIQVFHVRGGRIRGQRGWTAEILDESTAPDLVERALTTLYAEGTAPKEVLVPVQPTNRDQVLELIGRPVDLRIPQRGEKKDLLATVTENATDALRLHRLKRTGDLTARTKALEDLGEALELAEPPLRIECFDISHSSGTNVVGSQVVFEDGLPKKSEYRRYSVTGSAARDDTASMHDVLTRRLKHHLDPPEKTEEESRRFAYPPSLILVDGGPPQVAAAQRVLDELGITDIALAGIAKRLEEIWLPGDEYPVILPRTSEALFLVQRLRDEAHRFAITYHRSKRGRAMQASALDGIPGLGPARRRALLDRFVTVSAIRDASQDQLQEVDGIGPALAAQLLAALRSEQATDSDAVRDDSTDEDSLDVAVDMATGEILDR
- the rapZ gene encoding RNase adapter RapZ codes for the protein MQDDPSTAPPSDATGDIVIITGLAGAGRETAAHALEDMGWYVVYNIAPQLIITLYELRASAVGRENRFAVVVDPRSGPFFSELSDVVADLRRSDLRLRLLFLTADESTLVRRFDSVRRPHPLQGEEGVLEGIRREREMLAPYRRMADLVIDTSPLNVHQLTMKMRSVFGTSEEQRLTVTMLSFGFKYGIPLEADHVSDVRFIPNPYWVPELKPLRGTDREVSDFVLGDANAGEFVGKYLEMITPVLRGYSAENKHFTTLAIGCTGGKHRSVAVAENLGDQLRSAGYAVRIRHRDLGRE
- a CDS encoding gluconeogenesis factor YvcK family protein, yielding MNTIASRSGGHRLRTADRSASARRGRRGDPQRPLRVVALGGGHGLAANLRALRLLTDDITAVVTVADNGGSSGRIRTEMPVLPPGDLRMALAALCEDSDWGSIWGDVIQHRFATDGELDGHALGNLLIVSLWQILEDPIEGLDQMAELLGARGRVLPMALEPLDIEARVRGTDGTVRSISGQWQVATAEGRVEQVRLVPPRPRVPEAVLEAIGRADWIIVGPGSWYTSVLPHLMIPEIAEAIRTSPARRCITTNLTVGAQEAEGMTSLDMLDVLLERADGCRFDALVADPTTLDDALMLAQAAEARGIRALLRQVSVGDGRPHHDPVRLAAAYRDLFDDAYGDVEPTRGTTAPGTTYGTATAEDPSNEEDLHGADG
- the whiA gene encoding DNA-binding protein WhiA; amino-acid sequence: MALTGEAKEELSHLEVTRPSARKAEAAAMLRFAGGLHLVAGRVVVEAELDSAAVARRLHAIIGDMYGHRADLAVLAPAGIRRTTRYLVRVDREGGMLARQTGLLDARGRPVRGMPPFVVGGAAVDAEAAWRGAFLARGTLTEPGRSSALELSCPGPEVALAMVGAARRLGAASKAREARGADRVVLRDGDAISTLLSRMGARATVRTWEERRTKREVKATAHRLANFDDANLRRSARAAVAAGQRVQRALEILGDEVPEHLQSAGRLRLEHRQASLEELGRLADPPLTKDAVAGRIRRLLAMADKRAEDLGLPGTDEEVDERQLPTSPDPGT
- the gap gene encoding type I glyceraldehyde-3-phosphate dehydrogenase; the encoded protein is MTIKVGINGFGRIGRNYLRAALEQKADIQIVGVNDLTDNATLANLIKYDSIGGVLPYEVSHDEDSITVGETTFKAFAERDPKNIPWGTIGADVVIESTGIFTDAEKAKAHLEAGAKKVIISAPAKNEDATFVIGVNDGDYDPAKHDIVSNASCTTNSLAPVAKVLNDEIGIVKGLMTTIHAYTSDQVLQDGPHKDPRRARAAALNIIPTTTGAAKAVALVLPELKGKLDGYSLRVPVPTGSITDLTFEASREVTVEEVNAAIKKAADGPLKGVLRYTEDPIVSKDIEGDPHSAIFDAQLTKVNGNQVKIFSWYDNEWGFSNRLVELSQLVGKSL
- a CDS encoding phosphoglycerate kinase, yielding MLKTIDALGELRGTRVLVRADLNVPLDGTTITDDGRIQAALPTLTRLVEAGARVVVISHLGRPKGAPEDKYSLQPVVGRLGELLGQEVAFATDTVGESARAAVDSLADGRVAVLENLRFHPGETAKDEGERLAFAKELAALGDAFVSDGFGVVHRKQASVYELATLLPAAAGDLVLSEVEALRKVTDEPQRPFVVVLGGAKIADKLGVIDALLGKADRLLIGGGMAYTFQKAKGYEVGDSLLDTSKLDVVREYMERAERNGVELVLPVDTVVAPEFSADAPATVVAADAMPADQEGMDIGPETARLFGEKIADAATVFWNGPMGVFEFESFAGGTKAVADVLASADGYTVVGGGDSAAAVRTLGFDESLFSHISTGGGASLELIEGKDLPGISILQEDTK
- the tpiA gene encoding triose-phosphate isomerase; translated protein: MSTRTPLMAGNWKMNLDWKQGLALVEELGDQLKGVSTDTVEVAVLPPFVDLRTVQMVVEADKLPITYGSQDVSAHESGAYTGEVSGSMLKALGATYTTVGHSERRQHHAETEEVTNAKVKASFAAGLVPILCVGEPLEERQAGKHVEYTLAQLTGGIEGLDAEQAKQIVIAYEPVWAIGTGEVATPDDAQEVCSAIRDALRGLYGNEVADAARVLYGGSVKSSNVVELMGKEDVDGALVGGASLKAEEFAKIAGFQG
- the secG gene encoding preprotein translocase subunit SecG, whose translation is MSLLKLILQILLAVFGLLAIMLVLLHKGRGGGLSDMFGGGVSSSASASGVAERNLNRLTVSICVLWGLTCVGLGVLERFL